The stretch of DNA GTCAGGCGCGCTCCGCCGCCGATCTTCTCCACGGTCTCGAGGAAGTCCACGATCTCCTCGGCCAGCGGCGCCTGCGAGACGCGCCCGCGACCGGTGCCGAGCATCTTGATCTCGCCGGCGAGCGGCGAGGTGTCGTCCTCGTTGAGCGAGCGGATGACGTCGTGGGCCAGCGCCTGGTTCGGGTCGGGGTAGAGCTTGCGGCCGGCCAGGCTCACGATGTGCGAGGGGTTGAGGCGCGTGTGCTTGGCGTTGATCGTCACGAACAGCTCGACAATCTGCCGCGCGTCGAGCCTGTCGAAGAGAACCGCGGGGACCTCGATGCTGAGATTCTCGCCCGCTTGGGTGAGCGCGTGGAGCGCCAACAGCCTGTGCTGGCCGTCGAGCACACGGAGCACGCCATGCTCCTCGGGGATCTGCAAGAGCCCCAGGTCGTGCTGGCTCGCCATCGGCGTGAAGGTGAAGCGCTTCTCGGAGGTGATGATGACCGCGCCCGGGATGGCGGGCAGGGTGCCCGCGTCTTTGCAATCTCTGTAGTAGGCCACGAGCTCGTCGATCTTGCGGCGGATGACCGGGCGCTGGTACGCGGCCTCGCTCTCGCCGATCCGCTTCTCGAGCGCCTCCCAGTTCACGCGCGAGCGATTGCCCCGCTTGGCCTTGGCTGGAGGAGTGGCCGCGCCCGCGTAGCCCAAGACCTCGAACTTGACCAGGCGATCAATGTCCTTGGCCGAGAAAGAGGCCTGGAAGAATTCCACGCCAAACTGCTTCACGCGGTGCGCGGGAACGGTGATCATGACCCTCCTCCACCTTTCTGAGGTCAGGGTGAGTTACTGGTCCGAGCAGGCGATACTCTAATAGAAGGATAAACCCCTGTCAACATTTGCCTTTTTTGAGACTGCCCACTGCTGGAGACACCCTGTATGATGTGGTCTGGAGCGGCTTTACCCACACTATGTGGGCAAGCTGGGGATGAATCTGCTAACGCGCTGAAAAGATTGGGGAATGGCATCCTGAGCCGGTGGATTGGGGACAAGTGACCGATTTCCAAGCAAAATGGGGGCAAATGAGGCCGTCCAAGCCATGACGGATGAACGCTCACTCAGTCCGCTTCAGGATCGCGCCGCGGTGATCGATGTCGTGCTCGGCTTCGCCCGATCGCTCGACGTCAAGGACTGGGTGGCGTGCCGGCGCTGCTTCGCGGACGAAATCGAGACCGACTATTCGGATCTGCGCGGCGAACCGGCGTCCACCGTCAAGGCCGACGACTTCGTCGCCCTGAGACGGGCCGCGCTCGAGAAGCTCAAGACGCTGCACTTGAGCGCCAACCACCTCGTCACCGTGGACGGTGATCGCGCCACGTGCGTGTCCGCGGCGGTCATTCACCGCTTCCGGCCCGAGGACGGCGCGCGCTTCGACACCTACTGCGCCTACACCCACGCCCTCGTGCGCGGCGCCTCGGGGTGGAAGATCCACAAGGTCAAGCAGGCCGTCTACTGGAACACGGGCAACCCCGACATCCACGCCGGCGCGCGGCGATAGGTCAGCGGGCCGGCGCCTTTCGAAGAAAGTCGAAGTCGCAGCCAGCGTCGGCCTGGAGCACGTGGTCTAGGTAGAGCTTCCGGTAGCCGCGCTCCGGCGAGGCGACGGGCTTCCACGTTGCCCGCCGCTTCGAGAGTAGGGCCTCGCTCACCAAGAGATCGAGCTTCCGCTCCTTCACGCTCAGACGGATCCGATCGCCCGTCTCGACCTGCGCCAGCGGACCGCCCACGGCGGCCTCCGGCGTCACGTGGAGCACGATCGTGCCGAAGGCCGTGCCGCTCATCCGCGCGTCCGAGATGCGCACCATGTCCTTGACCCCGGCGCGCGCGAGCTTCTGCGGGATGGGGAGATAGCCCGCCTCGGGCATACCCGGCGCGCCCTTGGGGCCCGCGTTCTTGAGGACGAGGATGCTCTCGGGCGTCACCGGCAGGGCAGGATCATCGACGCGCGCCGCCAGGTCCTCGAGCGACTCGAAGACCACGGCGGCGGCCTCGATCTCGAAGAGGCGCGAGTCTGCGGCCGAGCGCTTGAGGATGGCGCCGCCCGGCGCCAGGGAGCCGAAGAGGGCGACCAGCCCGCCTACGGCCATGATCGGCTCGGTGCGGGCGCGGATCACCGAGCGATCCACGTAGCGCGGAGCCGCGTCGAGCCGCGCGCCCAGCGTCTCGCCCGTGACGGTCAGGCAGTCGAGGTGGAGCTGGGGCCGCAGCTCGGCCAAGACGGCGCCCAGGCCTCCCGCGTTGAAGAAGTCCTCCATGTAGAAATCGCCTGAGGGCTTGAGGTCCACCAGCACCGGCGTCTCGTCCGAGATCCGGTTGAGCCGCTCGAGGGAGATCGGCACGCCCACGCGGCCCGCGATCGCCGTCAGGTGGATGATGGCGTTGGTCGAGCCGCCGATGGCGAGCAGCACGCGGAGCGCGTTCTCGAACGCCTCGGGAGTGAGGACGCGCTCGGGAGTGAGCCGCGAGGCAACCAGCCGCACCGCGGCCTCGCCCGTCGCCTCGGCGGCGCGCAGCCGGTCCGCGTGAACGGCGGGGATCGCCGCCGTCCCCGGCAGCGTCATGCCGAGGGCCTCGGCGAGGCAGGCCATGGTGCTGGCCGTGCCCATCACCGCGCAGGTGCCCGCCGTCGTCGCAAGCCGGCTCTCGATTCCTTCGATCTCGTCCTTGGAGATCTGGCCCGCGCGGTAGCGCGCCCAGAAACGGCGGCAATCGGTGCAGGCCCCGAGGCGCTCGCCCTCCCAGCGCCCCGTCATCATGGGCCCCCCGATGAGCTGGATGGCGGGGACGCCGGCGGAGGCCGCGCCCATCAACTGCGCCGGCACCGTCTTGTCGCAGCCGCCGACGAGGACGACGGCGTCCATCGGCTGGGCGCGCACCATCTCCTCGACGTCCATGGACATGAGGTTGCGGTAGAGCATGCTGGTCGGCTCGAGGAAGACTTCGCCGAGCGAGATGGTCGGGAAGTCCATCGGCAGGCCGCCCGCCGCGAGGACGCCGCGCTTGACCGCGTCGATCAGCTCGGGGAAGTGGCGGTGGCAGTTGTTGAACCCGCTGCCCGAATCCGCGATGCCGACGACTGGTTTGGCGAGGCTCTCGGCCGAGTAGCCCATGGATCGGGCGAACGATCGCCTGAGATAGAGCGCGAAATCCCGGTCGCCGTAGTTCGTCAGCCCGCGAGAGAGCCCCTGGTCCATGTCTCGCGCCCCGTCTTGTCCTGGGCGGCCTCCTACCTCATCTCCGGGATGACCCAGAGGGGCTTCTCGCCCCGCGCCACCCGCTGGACGTTGTCGAAGGCGTTCCGGAAGGCCTTGGTCCAGTTCTCCCAGGTCGGCCCCGCCGAGTGCGGAGTGAAGGTGACGTTCTCGAGACCGAAGAGCGGGTGGTTGATGAGCGGCGGTTCCTCGACCATGACGTCGAGCCCCGCCGCGGAGATCTGCTTCGAGAGGAGCGCGTGGCGCAGGGCCTCTTCGTCCACGACGGGGCCGCGGCAGGTGTTGATCAGGATGGCGTCCTTCTGCATCATCGCGAACTCGCGCGCGCCCATCATCTTGCGCGTGGCGTCGTTGAGCGGAACGTGCAGGCTGACCACGTCGGAGGTCTGGAGCAGCTCGGGGAAGAGCGTGAACTTGACGCCGAGGGCGTCCTCCTGGTCTTCGGTGAGCCGGACGATGTCGTAGTACTGGATGTCCATGTCGAAGCCTTCAGCGCGGCGCGCCACCTTCTTGCCGATGGTGCCGAGGCCCACGATGCCGAGCTTCTTGCCCGCCAGCTCGTACGTCCGCGTGGTCGAGAAGTCGCCGACCCGCCACTTGCCATGCGTCACGTTGATGTGGTGCCAGGCCATCTTCTTGTAGACGGCGAGGATCAGCATCATGGTGTGCTCGGCGACGGCGACGGAGTTGGAGCCGCCGTTGTTGGCGATGGGCACGCCGGCCTTCTTCGCTGCGGGTACGTCGACCCTGTCGTAGCCCGCGCTGATGAGCTGC from Candidatus Methylomirabilota bacterium encodes:
- a CDS encoding nuclear transport factor 2 family protein; protein product: MTDERSLSPLQDRAAVIDVVLGFARSLDVKDWVACRRCFADEIETDYSDLRGEPASTVKADDFVALRRAALEKLKTLHLSANHLVTVDGDRATCVSAAVIHRFRPEDGARFDTYCAYTHALVRGASGWKIHKVKQAVYWNTGNPDIHAGARR
- a CDS encoding DGQHR domain-containing protein; this encodes MITVPAHRVKQFGVEFFQASFSAKDIDRLVKFEVLGYAGAATPPAKAKRGNRSRVNWEALEKRIGESEAAYQRPVIRRKIDELVAYYRDCKDAGTLPAIPGAVIITSEKRFTFTPMASQHDLGLLQIPEEHGVLRVLDGQHRLLALHALTQAGENLSIEVPAVLFDRLDARQIVELFVTINAKHTRLNPSHIVSLAGRKLYPDPNQALAHDVIRSLNEDDTSPLAGEIKMLGTGRGRVSQAPLAEEIVDFLETVEKIGGGARLTELRQGAKRFFLNYVKAVAGVFPAAWAGRKYSIKTGAALRAFIRVAPDVMARSRELKRDPFDHNAIREAVKPWSDRLKDRRFETEGEWKNKLQGGTRGTVEALTRELRDALR
- a CDS encoding 2-hydroxyacid dehydrogenase → MATKIVFAPKMPDPIMDTARSMVPAGYELVVTEHDHPDFLKHVAGAEYYVGFPRAGMGEAFFKAGSGLKLVQLISAGYDRVDVPAAKKAGVPIANNGGSNSVAVAEHTMMLILAVYKKMAWHHINVTHGKWRVGDFSTTRTYELAGKKLGIVGLGTIGKKVARRAEGFDMDIQYYDIVRLTEDQEDALGVKFTLFPELLQTSDVVSLHVPLNDATRKMMGAREFAMMQKDAILINTCRGPVVDEEALRHALLSKQISAAGLDVMVEEPPLINHPLFGLENVTFTPHSAGPTWENWTKAFRNAFDNVQRVARGEKPLWVIPEMR
- a CDS encoding IlvD/Edd family dehydratase, whose product is MDQGLSRGLTNYGDRDFALYLRRSFARSMGYSAESLAKPVVGIADSGSGFNNCHRHFPELIDAVKRGVLAAGGLPMDFPTISLGEVFLEPTSMLYRNLMSMDVEEMVRAQPMDAVVLVGGCDKTVPAQLMGAASAGVPAIQLIGGPMMTGRWEGERLGACTDCRRFWARYRAGQISKDEIEGIESRLATTAGTCAVMGTASTMACLAEALGMTLPGTAAIPAVHADRLRAAEATGEAAVRLVASRLTPERVLTPEAFENALRVLLAIGGSTNAIIHLTAIAGRVGVPISLERLNRISDETPVLVDLKPSGDFYMEDFFNAGGLGAVLAELRPQLHLDCLTVTGETLGARLDAAPRYVDRSVIRARTEPIMAVGGLVALFGSLAPGGAILKRSAADSRLFEIEAAAVVFESLEDLAARVDDPALPVTPESILVLKNAGPKGAPGMPEAGYLPIPQKLARAGVKDMVRISDARMSGTAFGTIVLHVTPEAAVGGPLAQVETGDRIRLSVKERKLDLLVSEALLSKRRATWKPVASPERGYRKLYLDHVLQADAGCDFDFLRKAPAR